A stretch of Aphanothece sacrum FPU1 DNA encodes these proteins:
- a CDS encoding DUF928 domain-containing protein produces the protein MTMLNNQRLLNLITVGMLLLGTAPTIAQPTRNPSSTQNRILTRFLFKPPPQDPKPEQTRGAGSRHDGQCAGDATPTNLAKISSERSYMVPLAPTTNTGLTIAERPTFFVYLPETSAKQVVLSIREEGITHLSQTFFPITGESGIISFRPSSDSPPLEVGKTYQWIVVLVCGQRPSPNDPAIASWVRRVALSGQIKQGSALEQAAWYGERGIWYDALTFLVQARRSRPGAQPNNQDLTDIWIQFLESGGLKAIATESLRF, from the coding sequence ATGACCATGCTAAATAATCAACGGTTACTCAATCTAATCACCGTAGGGATGTTACTTCTAGGCACTGCACCCACCATTGCCCAACCCACGAGAAACCCTTCTAGCACACAGAATAGGATACTTACCAGATTCTTATTCAAACCGCCACCACAAGACCCGAAACCAGAGCAAACAAGGGGCGCAGGATCGCGTCATGATGGGCAATGTGCAGGAGATGCAACCCCAACCAATCTGGCTAAAATTTCATCAGAGAGGTCATATATGGTTCCTCTGGCTCCTACTACTAACACTGGGTTAACCATAGCAGAACGCCCAACCTTTTTTGTCTATTTACCAGAAACCTCTGCTAAGCAAGTGGTGTTAAGTATTAGGGAAGAAGGTATAACCCATCTCTCTCAAACCTTTTTCCCCATAACAGGTGAGTCTGGTATTATTAGTTTTCGGCCTTCTTCTGACTCCCCTCCCCTAGAAGTAGGGAAAACCTATCAGTGGATAGTGGTGTTAGTGTGTGGGCAAAGACCAAGCCCTAATGATCCGGCGATCGCTTCTTGGGTGCGTCGTGTTGCCTTATCTGGCCAGATAAAACAGGGGTCAGCTTTGGAGCAAGCTGCTTGGTATGGGGAGCGGGGTATTTGGTATGATGCGTTGACTTTTCTGGTTCAAGCAAGGCGATCTCGACCCGGTGCGCAACCTAATAATCAAGACTTGACGGATATTTGGATACAGTTTTTGGAGTCAGGAGGACTGAAGGCGATCGCAACGGAGTCCCTTCGATTTTAG
- a CDS encoding type II toxin-antitoxin system HicB family antitoxin, translated as MKINAIIHPAEEGGYWAEVSALPGCVTEGDSMDEVINNLRDAILGWLEVANESKKPDSIISRL; from the coding sequence ATGAAAATCAACGCTATTATTCATCCCGCCGAAGAAGGAGGTTACTGGGCGGAAGTTTCTGCGCTCCCCGGTTGCGTAACGGAAGGAGACAGTATGGATGAAGTCATCAATAACCTTCGAGATGCCATACTAGGCTGGTTAGAAGTTGCCAACGAAAGCAAAAAACCGGATTCTATAATATCAAGGTTATGA
- a CDS encoding CHASE2 domain-containing protein, with the protein MTNTKSNYQYQVGGSLDGDAPSYVTRQADVDFYQALKSGQFCYVLNSRQMGKSSLRVRTMQKLQAEGTVCVFIDLTGMGKQDVTPEKWYAGIVQSLVSSCQLTSKIKWRIWWRERRDLLSPVQCLSLFIEEILLVEIKENIVIFVDEIDRVLSHNFSLDDFFGLIRYFYEQRDTHFDYKRLTFALLGVATPSDLIQDKIQTPFNIGKAIQLQGFQFDEVQSLIDGLEGKIDHPETVIKEILDWTGGQPFLTQKLCQLIIRAENLPLTPNFNNLETQPHNINNNQQNIGKENQENTELIKQVIQSRIVKNWEAQDEPEHLRTIRDRILRNEQKAVQLLGLYQKILQQREIRADGSPEQMELRLSGLVVEDQGQIKVYNPIYKTVFDKKWVDRNLEKLRPYFRAIAAWMASGGQDESSLLQGLELQDALTWALGKSLSDGDYQFLVASQDLAKQQTQKLLEATEQASHLLALARLKATQEVLKRRIWWGWMPLTALAVTASILLLRFCGILQGLEWNQLDLFFRWRSPETPDTRIAIVTIDETDLSQIGQWPIPDGILAQAIANIKAQNPQAIGLDLYRDLPVTNIKAKNPGHRELVKILQSTPNLFGIEKVIENPVAASPVLSKLGQVGFADLVVDGDGKVRRALLSVILSDNKVRYSLAVKMALHYLEAEGITLKPLDSEGLPVQGVRLGKAIFKRFTGNDGGYVHTQSGGYQILLNFRGNQDNFSTFSLRELLENKIPPDSLRDRLVFIGTTAESINDLFYTPYSSRLFRSPERMPGIVLHANIASQIISSAIDGRPLLRVWSDPLEWLWITAIAFVGTVISWQFKFIRAISFSLLVASSGLLAGCYLAFMLGWWLPFVPSFLALSGATVVLFVITNKQRDRLHFRLTLSLLLETYQKDLTTGRIAIEYLKQSESRENQAFIEQKLAD; encoded by the coding sequence ATGACTAATACCAAGTCAAACTATCAATATCAAGTCGGAGGGAGTCTCGACGGTGACGCGCCTAGCTATGTGACGCGACAAGCTGATGTAGACTTCTATCAAGCTTTAAAATCTGGTCAATTTTGTTATGTCCTCAACTCCCGACAAATGGGTAAATCTAGCTTACGGGTGCGAACCATGCAAAAGTTGCAAGCGGAAGGGACAGTCTGCGTTTTTATTGACTTAACGGGAATGGGAAAACAGGATGTAACCCCAGAAAAATGGTATGCAGGAATTGTTCAATCTCTGGTTAGTAGTTGTCAACTTACCTCAAAAATTAAATGGCGAATTTGGTGGCGGGAACGGCGAGATTTACTTTCTCCTGTACAATGTTTAAGCTTATTTATTGAGGAGATACTATTAGTTGAAATTAAAGAAAATATTGTTATTTTCGTAGATGAAATTGATCGGGTTCTTAGCCATAATTTCTCTCTTGATGATTTTTTTGGACTAATTCGTTATTTTTATGAGCAACGTGACACCCATTTTGACTATAAACGCCTCACCTTCGCTTTGTTGGGAGTAGCAACGCCTTCAGATTTAATTCAAGACAAAATCCAAACTCCATTTAATATTGGTAAGGCCATTCAACTGCAAGGGTTTCAATTTGACGAAGTTCAATCATTAATTGATGGATTAGAAGGTAAAATTGATCATCCTGAAACAGTTATCAAAGAAATATTAGACTGGACAGGTGGGCAACCCTTTCTGACACAAAAACTGTGTCAGTTGATTATTAGGGCTGAAAATCTCCCTCTGACACCAAATTTTAATAATCTAGAAACTCAACCGCATAATATAAACAATAACCAGCAAAATATAGGGAAAGAAAATCAGGAAAATACAGAATTGATCAAGCAAGTAATACAATCTCGTATTGTAAAAAATTGGGAAGCCCAAGATGAACCAGAACATTTAAGAACTATTCGAGATAGAATTCTGCGCAATGAACAAAAGGCAGTACAACTGTTAGGACTGTATCAAAAAATCTTACAACAAAGAGAGATTCGCGCCGATGGCAGTCCCGAACAAATGGAATTGCGATTGTCAGGGTTAGTAGTAGAAGATCAAGGACAAATCAAAGTTTATAATCCTATTTATAAAACTGTTTTTGATAAAAAATGGGTTGACAGGAACTTAGAGAAGTTGCGCCCCTATTTTCGGGCGATCGCCGCTTGGATGGCTTCAGGTGGTCAAGATGAGTCCTCTTTATTACAGGGTTTAGAGTTGCAAGATGCGTTAACTTGGGCCTTAGGTAAAAGCCTCAGTGATGGGGACTATCAATTTTTAGTCGCTAGTCAAGATTTAGCTAAGCAACAGACACAAAAATTACTCGAAGCTACTGAACAAGCTAGTCACCTGCTGGCTTTAGCTAGGTTGAAAGCTACACAAGAAGTCCTAAAACGGCGAATTTGGTGGGGATGGATGCCCCTAACTGCCTTAGCTGTCACTGCATCTATCCTGCTGTTGCGCTTCTGCGGAATATTACAAGGATTAGAATGGAACCAGCTTGATCTGTTCTTTCGTTGGCGATCGCCTGAAACCCCAGATACTCGCATAGCTATTGTTACTATCGACGAGACAGATTTGAGTCAAATAGGACAGTGGCCGATTCCTGATGGTATTTTAGCTCAAGCTATTGCCAACATTAAAGCCCAAAATCCTCAAGCCATTGGACTGGATCTCTATCGAGATTTACCCGTTACCAATATTAAAGCCAAAAACCCTGGACATAGGGAATTAGTAAAAATACTTCAATCAACTCCTAACTTATTTGGCATTGAGAAAGTAATAGAGAACCCAGTTGCAGCTTCTCCTGTGTTAAGTAAACTGGGACAAGTAGGGTTTGCTGATCTGGTGGTAGACGGGGATGGAAAGGTACGTCGGGCCCTGTTATCTGTTATTCTTTCTGATAATAAGGTGCGCTACAGTTTAGCGGTAAAAATGGCACTGCACTATCTTGAAGCTGAAGGAATCACCCTAAAACCCCTTGACAGTGAGGGGCTGCCAGTCCAGGGAGTGCGCTTGGGAAAAGCTATCTTTAAGCGGTTTACAGGTAATGACGGGGGATATGTCCACACCCAATCGGGAGGATATCAGATTTTGCTCAATTTTCGGGGCAATCAGGATAATTTTTCGACTTTTTCTCTGAGGGAACTGTTAGAAAACAAAATACCTCCCGACAGTTTACGCGATCGCCTGGTATTCATTGGCACGACAGCCGAAAGCATTAATGATTTATTTTATACGCCTTACAGTAGCAGACTATTCCGTTCTCCTGAGAGAATGCCTGGGATAGTCCTCCATGCTAATATTGCCAGTCAAATAATTAGTTCTGCTATTGATGGACGACCTCTACTTCGTGTTTGGTCTGATCCCCTCGAATGGCTATGGATAACCGCGATCGCTTTTGTCGGGACAGTAATAAGCTGGCAGTTTAAATTTATTAGGGCGATCTCGTTTAGTTTGTTGGTTGCCAGTAGTGGACTTTTGGCAGGATGTTATTTAGCTTTTATGTTGGGTTGGTGGCTACCTTTTGTCCCGTCATTTTTGGCACTTTCGGGGGCGACAGTTGTCTTATTTGTTATCACTAATAAGCAAAGAGATAGACTTCATTTTAGACTTACTTTATCCTTGCTATTAGAAACTTATCAAAAAGATCTAACTACTGGACGTATTGCTATTGAATACCTCAAACAGTCAGAAAGTCGAGAAAATCAAGCATTTATTGAGCAGAAATTAGCGGACTAA
- a CDS encoding AAA-like domain-containing protein: protein MNFDSEFSWTEAKQLAERLALQKTGKYLSDVEMIVLQGSWEGKTYEEMAQLAGYTVDYLNKDVGNKLWKKLSDILAEKVSKKNLREPLKRASTGQKLLQADLESVKEILFPEGSVPPDSSFYVERNGIESLCYDAIVKLGSLIRIKAPKLMGKTSLITQILNHCQSLNYRTVYLNLSSVERSIVTNLDKFLRWLCLMVGRQLKLENKLGDYWDTEILGSNDNCTVYFEEYLLPAIDCPLVLALDEVDLIFPHTEVIEDFLGMLRSWHEKGKISPQWKQLRLVMAHSTECYIPLDMNQSPFNAGVPVELLEFDSKHVLSLANVHGLSWNESQIEALMGMVGGHPYLVRLALYEVSSGKMTLEQLLRDAATEAGIYSNHLRRHLEILQQAPKLAQALQTVVASSEPVELDSMQIYKLHSMGLVRQHDNQVMPRCHLYREYFCRVLSV from the coding sequence ATGAACTTCGACTCTGAATTCAGTTGGACAGAGGCAAAACAGTTGGCCGAGCGACTTGCTTTGCAAAAGACAGGAAAATACCTGAGCGATGTTGAGATGATAGTGCTTCAGGGGTCTTGGGAGGGAAAAACTTACGAGGAAATGGCACAACTGGCTGGCTATACTGTTGACTACCTCAATAAAGATGTGGGTAATAAGCTATGGAAAAAGCTGTCAGATATATTGGCAGAAAAGGTCAGTAAAAAAAATCTTCGGGAACCTCTCAAGAGAGCATCAACGGGACAAAAACTTCTACAGGCTGATTTGGAGTCAGTCAAAGAGATTCTTTTTCCAGAGGGGTCAGTTCCTCCAGATTCGAGCTTCTATGTGGAGCGAAATGGGATTGAGTCTCTGTGTTATGATGCAATTGTTAAGCTAGGTTCTCTGATTCGGATTAAAGCCCCCAAGTTGATGGGCAAAACTTCATTGATAACTCAGATCCTCAATCATTGCCAGTCTCTGAATTACAGAACAGTGTACTTGAATTTGAGCAGTGTTGAGCGGTCTATTGTGACAAATTTAGATAAATTTCTGCGTTGGCTGTGTTTGATGGTGGGTCGGCAATTAAAATTAGAAAATAAACTGGGAGATTATTGGGATACAGAGATTTTGGGGAGTAATGATAATTGTACAGTATATTTTGAGGAGTATTTATTACCAGCCATAGATTGTCCCTTGGTCTTAGCATTAGATGAGGTGGATTTGATTTTTCCCCATACTGAAGTTATTGAAGACTTTTTGGGGATGTTACGAAGTTGGCATGAAAAGGGGAAGATTTCTCCACAATGGAAGCAACTGCGGTTAGTAATGGCACACTCAACAGAATGTTATATCCCCCTAGACATGAATCAATCGCCGTTTAATGCAGGGGTTCCCGTAGAGTTGCTCGAATTTGATTCAAAGCATGTGCTTTCTTTGGCAAACGTTCATGGACTGAGTTGGAATGAGTCCCAGATAGAGGCGTTAATGGGTATGGTGGGGGGACATCCCTATTTAGTGCGGTTGGCCCTGTATGAGGTAAGTTCTGGGAAAATGACTCTAGAACAGCTATTGCGAGATGCAGCAACAGAAGCCGGAATTTATAGTAACCATCTGCGGCGACATTTGGAGATTTTGCAACAAGCACCGAAACTAGCTCAAGCGTTGCAAACTGTTGTCGCGTCATCAGAACCAGTAGAATTAGATTCGATGCAGATTTATAAGTTGCATAGTATGGGATTAGTGCGGCAACATGATAATCAGGTAATGCCTCGCTGTCATTTGTATCGTGAGTATTTTTGCCGTGTTTTGTCGGTTTAA
- a CDS encoding DNA cytosine methyltransferase gives MNVLIANRRKKVFGIEQDGKSLTLEQIKTFYLKNDLEKVILSLVSKGYLKEEKGKYGPVCGNMSFEVFKFLDPDSISITLTSSDPHRLGIVTNNKPRKITPRECARLQGFNDDFRLHPDDDSAYKQLGNSVSVPIVKSVLLDYFKHNFQDFILTDPA, from the coding sequence ATGAATGTATTAATTGCCAATCGTCGTAAAAAAGTTTTTGGAATTGAGCAAGATGGAAAAAGTTTAACCTTAGAGCAAATTAAGACATTTTATTTAAAAAATGATTTAGAAAAAGTTATTTTGAGTTTAGTATCTAAAGGATATCTCAAGGAAGAAAAAGGTAAATATGGCCCTGTGTGTGGAAATATGTCTTTTGAGGTTTTCAAATTTTTAGACCCAGACAGTATTTCGATTACTTTAACAAGTTCTGATCCTCATCGTTTAGGTATTGTTACTAATAACAAACCTCGAAAAATTACTCCTAGAGAATGTGCAAGATTACAAGGTTTTAATGATGATTTTAGATTACATCCTGATGATGATTCTGCTTATAAACAATTGGGAAATTCAGTTAGTGTCCCGATTGTTAAATCAGTTCTGTTAGATTATTTTAAACATAATTTTCAGGATTTTATCCTGACAGATCCTGCCTAA
- a CDS encoding DpnII family type II restriction endonuclease has translation MSDYLAQKRVVKFLENYLEQAYQIKSNGKVYLNDYEKEEGMPFDIVVQRNQNIVGVEISFQVTTNSTIERKAGQAIKRQSLMHKQGYKIAYIIDGAGNFQRSSAISTICQYSDCTIAYRETEFEILGDFIKDILG, from the coding sequence ATGTCCGACTACTTAGCACAAAAAAGGGTTGTTAAATTTCTTGAAAATTATTTAGAACAAGCTTATCAAATCAAAAGTAATGGTAAAGTTTATCTTAATGACTATGAAAAAGAAGAAGGAATGCCATTTGATATAGTTGTTCAGAGAAACCAAAATATAGTCGGTGTTGAAATTAGCTTTCAGGTTACGACTAATAGTACCATTGAAAGAAAAGCAGGACAAGCTATAAAGCGTCAATCTTTGATGCACAAGCAAGGTTATAAAATTGCGTATATTATTGATGGGGCTGGAAATTTTCAAAGAAGTTCTGCTATTTCAACAATTTGTCAATATAGTGACTGTACTATTGCTTATCGAGAAACCGAGTTTGAAATTTTAGGTGATTTTATTAAGGATATTTTAGGATGA
- the surE gene encoding 5'/3'-nucleotidase SurE, protein MTFILTNDDGIDAPGIRALHNALGKKGIIVAPKDPHSGCGHKVTTHQPIHLKKRSETEYCVSGTPADCTRLALTQIAKETKWVLSGINAGGNLGVDVYISGTVAAVRESAMHGIPGIAISHWIKRPLLIDWEIATKWTTKVLDSLLNYPIPPNSFWNVNLPHLEINCPEPEIIFCEMSTHPLPVDYRVDGEFYYYQGEYAKRKRSEGTDVDVCFSGNISVTLIKL, encoded by the coding sequence ATGACCTTTATTCTCACTAATGATGATGGAATTGATGCTCCTGGTATTCGTGCATTACACAATGCTTTAGGAAAAAAAGGAATTATTGTTGCGCCAAAAGACCCCCATTCAGGGTGTGGTCATAAAGTAACAACCCATCAACCTATTCACTTAAAAAAACGCTCAGAAACCGAATATTGTGTATCAGGAACTCCTGCAGATTGTACTCGTTTAGCCTTAACTCAAATTGCCAAAGAAACTAAATGGGTACTATCAGGAATTAATGCGGGGGGAAATTTAGGAGTAGATGTTTATATTTCAGGAACAGTAGCAGCAGTAAGAGAATCAGCAATGCACGGAATACCAGGAATTGCTATTTCTCATTGGATTAAACGTCCCTTATTGATTGATTGGGAAATAGCCACAAAATGGACAACTAAAGTATTAGATAGTCTTTTGAATTATCCGATTCCTCCTAATAGTTTTTGGAATGTTAATCTACCTCATTTAGAGATAAATTGTCCTGAACCTGAGATAATTTTTTGTGAGATGAGTACCCATCCTTTACCTGTAGATTATCGAGTAGATGGGGAATTTTATTATTATCAAGGAGAATATGCTAAACGAAAGCGTTCAGAAGGAACAGATGTAGATGTGTGTTTTTCTGGGAATATTTCTGTTACTTTAATTAAGCTTTAG
- a CDS encoding DUF2079 domain-containing protein, with the protein MKLSQSLIKPIYIIIGISTIILFIASSIKHILFQSTAWDLAIFDQAVYLISQSKSPISSFLNIHILGDHAALIFYPLSLFYKIYPTVYWLLFIQAFCLSLGVLPIWYIAQYQGLKKSQSLTISLVYLLYPIIFNINLFDFHPDVIAIPAILWAILAAYTNNLNIFILAIIIILSCKGVLSLTVSFMGIWLLFFEKKRLFGSIALGLGVTWFIISTRLIIPLFSDNSANIGRHIARFSYLGNSFTEIAQNFIFKPWLLLQGLFNLPNLEYLLLLLVPLIWGLSFRHLSPLVAAIPVLGMNLLSQDTLQKDLLHQYSLPIIPFLMVSVIITMAAEKTWFRQEKYIIIWSLIGFLALAKFGYFTFRYLESLDTWKATQEAISQISSQDNVLTSTYIAPHLSQRSVIKLAENGAEKFDLQEFNYILLNKRHPGRASSPELIETLKQKIGQISKFQLIYKRDDVYLFKQ; encoded by the coding sequence ATGAAACTTTCTCAATCTCTAATTAAACCTATTTATATTATTATAGGAATTAGCACTATAATTTTGTTTATTGCTAGTAGTATTAAACATATTTTATTTCAATCAACGGCTTGGGATTTAGCAATTTTTGATCAAGCTGTTTATTTAATTAGTCAAAGTAAATCGCCTATTTCTTCTTTCCTAAATATTCATATATTAGGAGATCATGCTGCTTTGATTTTCTATCCCTTATCCTTATTCTATAAAATTTATCCAACTGTTTATTGGTTATTATTTATTCAAGCATTCTGTTTAAGTTTAGGAGTCTTACCTATTTGGTATATAGCCCAATATCAAGGATTAAAAAAGTCTCAATCATTAACTATTAGTTTAGTTTATTTACTTTATCCTATAATTTTTAACATTAATTTATTTGATTTTCATCCTGATGTGATTGCCATTCCTGCTATTTTATGGGCTATATTAGCAGCTTATACTAATAATCTAAACATATTTATTTTAGCAATTATAATAATTTTAAGTTGTAAAGGGGTATTATCTTTGACTGTTAGCTTTATGGGAATTTGGTTATTATTTTTCGAGAAAAAACGTTTATTTGGTAGTATTGCTTTGGGTTTAGGTGTAACTTGGTTTATTATTAGTACCCGTTTAATTATTCCCTTATTTAGTGATAATAGTGCTAATATTGGACGGCATATTGCCCGATTTAGTTATTTAGGAAATTCCTTTACAGAAATTGCCCAAAACTTTATTTTCAAACCTTGGTTATTATTACAAGGATTATTTAATTTACCTAACTTAGAATATTTACTTTTACTGTTAGTTCCATTAATTTGGGGTTTATCTTTCCGTCATCTTTCTCCTTTAGTAGCTGCCATTCCGGTTTTAGGTATGAACTTGTTATCGCAAGATACCTTACAAAAAGACTTATTACATCAATACTCTTTACCAATTATTCCATTTTTAATGGTTTCAGTCATTATAACAATGGCAGCAGAAAAAACATGGTTTAGACAAGAAAAATATATAATTATTTGGTCATTAATTGGATTTTTAGCCTTAGCAAAATTCGGATATTTTACCTTCCGTTATTTAGAATCTCTTGATACTTGGAAAGCGACTCAAGAAGCAATTAGTCAAATTTCAAGTCAAGATAATGTATTAACTTCAACTTATATTGCTCCCCACCTTAGTCAACGTTCAGTCATTAAATTAGCAGAAAATGGTGCAGAGAAGTTTGATTTACAAGAATTTAATTATATATTATTAAATAAACGTCATCCAGGTCGAGCAAGTTCACCAGAATTAATTGAAACATTAAAACAAAAAATTGGACAAATTTCCAAATTTCAATTAATATATAAAAGAGATGATGTTTATTTATTCAAACAATAG
- a CDS encoding PEP-CTERM sorting domain-containing protein yields the protein MKHLFKLAATITATAGVIAFGANVAQAFNTLYPTAQIQGLNGWNTESIFTVGETIDGYTPTGILDGIGAIKINNDTVRVLVNSEIRDGAGASYTLNNGGLTVNGGARIHYFDIDSNTRTIKDAGLAFDRIFDRAGQLITNTNQFSSGASLNRFCSGQSFNAGTYGFVDNVYFAGEETSGGTQYVLDVDSISQNPLGGALYAAPALGLGAWENVTALEPTNNNQVALLLGDDRSGAPLYLYLGNKNAVGDNSFLDRNGLAQGTLHIWKADNGNLDASTFNGTASSRTGSWVAISNTGSGPQGYATQAELDAQTASLGGFRFSRPEDLSTNPTKGSQAVLASTGSSFANSADAWGTTYIIDNDLGNLTGQLSILYDGNEPQNRDFGLRSPDNLDWADDGNIYIQEDRAFSGFCQTSGEEASIWQVNPKTSKLTRIAQMNRSAVAPAGVTDSSPTDCGNWESSGILDVTKLFNTKPGEKLFILDIQAHSLRDGVIGSQGLVEGGQLIFASETIPEPLTLLGAGTAIFFGTAFKGKLGKGKRN from the coding sequence ATGAAACACTTATTCAAATTGGCGGCTACCATAACGGCGACTGCTGGTGTTATCGCTTTTGGGGCTAATGTGGCACAAGCATTTAACACTCTTTACCCCACTGCTCAAATACAAGGTTTAAACGGTTGGAATACTGAGTCTATCTTTACTGTGGGAGAAACCATTGATGGTTACACACCAACAGGTATTTTAGATGGAATTGGAGCCATTAAAATCAATAATGACACCGTTCGGGTTTTAGTTAATAGTGAAATTCGTGATGGAGCAGGGGCATCCTACACCCTAAATAATGGTGGTTTAACCGTCAATGGTGGTGCGAGAATTCATTATTTTGACATTGATTCTAATACCCGCACCATTAAAGATGCAGGGTTAGCTTTTGACCGCATTTTCGATCGCGCTGGACAACTAATTACAAATACCAATCAATTTTCCTCTGGTGCATCCCTCAACCGTTTTTGTTCTGGTCAAAGCTTTAACGCAGGAACTTATGGTTTCGTTGATAATGTGTACTTTGCTGGGGAAGAAACTAGCGGAGGAACCCAGTATGTCTTAGATGTGGACTCTATTAGTCAAAATCCCTTGGGTGGCGCATTATATGCAGCACCCGCATTAGGACTAGGTGCTTGGGAAAATGTTACCGCATTAGAACCGACAAATAATAATCAAGTTGCCTTACTCTTAGGTGATGACCGTTCAGGTGCGCCTCTTTATCTTTATCTGGGTAATAAAAATGCAGTTGGTGACAATAGTTTCTTAGATCGCAATGGTTTGGCACAAGGAACTCTCCATATTTGGAAAGCAGATAACGGAAATCTTGATGCTAGTACCTTTAACGGAACTGCAAGTTCTCGCACCGGAAGCTGGGTAGCAATAAGTAATACTGGTTCAGGTCCTCAAGGTTATGCTACTCAAGCTGAGTTAGATGCTCAGACTGCTAGTTTAGGCGGTTTCCGTTTCTCTCGTCCTGAAGACCTTTCTACTAACCCCACAAAAGGTTCTCAAGCGGTTTTAGCTTCTACTGGAAGCAGTTTCGCTAACTCTGCCGATGCTTGGGGAACCACTTATATCATTGATAATGATTTAGGAAATTTAACTGGTCAGCTTTCTATCCTTTACGATGGAAATGAGCCACAAAACCGAGATTTTGGTCTACGCAGTCCTGATAACTTAGACTGGGCTGATGATGGTAATATCTACATTCAGGAAGACCGCGCATTCAGTGGATTCTGTCAAACCAGTGGGGAAGAAGCTTCTATCTGGCAAGTTAACCCCAAAACAAGTAAATTAACCCGCATTGCTCAGATGAATCGCAGTGCAGTTGCTCCTGCCGGGGTCACTGATAGTTCTCCGACTGATTGTGGTAACTGGGAAAGTTCAGGGATTTTAGATGTTACTAAGCTCTTTAACACCAAACCTGGAGAAAAACTCTTTATTCTTGATATCCAGGCCCATAGTCTCAGAGATGGAGTTATTGGGTCACAAGGACTCGTAGAAGGAGGTCAACTGATCTTTGCTTCTGAAACAATCCCTGAACCCTTAACCCTTCTGGGTGCAGGTACTGCCATCTTTTTTGGTACTGCTTTCAAGGGTAAATTAGGGAAAGGCAAACGTAACTAA